From one Tetragenococcus osmophilus genomic stretch:
- the aroA gene encoding 3-phosphoshikimate 1-carboxyvinyltransferase, with amino-acid sequence MELLQTNYLQGSIEVPADKSIAHRSIMFGALAEGKTKIRNFLRAQDCLSTLQAFKELGVPIYDDGKTITVTGVGVEGLTPSKQRIHVGNSGTTMRLLLGILAGTSFETMLVGDVSLNNRPMQRVMSPLKQMGAIVSGKNDNEFPPMKIKGNVKLSPIEYYMPVASAQVKSAILFAALHAKGWTKIIEKEPSRNHTEEMITQFGGKIQTDGKVIWLYGPQSLKGQEVIIPGDISSAAFFLVAGATVANSEIVLKNVGINPTRTGIIDVMKQMGANLEITDKDLINQSASLTIKSSCLQAVTIKGAMIPRLIDELPLIALLATQAQGTTIIKDAQELKVKETNRIDATAYELQKMGADIQATQDGLIIQGKTALHGAKVSSHGDHRIGMMLQIAALISRESVDLENPEAIAISYPNFFKDIKQIVKRK; translated from the coding sequence ATGGAATTACTACAAACCAATTATTTACAAGGAAGTATTGAAGTGCCAGCAGATAAATCTATCGCACATCGCAGCATCATGTTTGGCGCACTAGCTGAAGGAAAAACTAAAATCCGAAACTTTTTACGTGCACAGGATTGTTTAAGTACACTACAAGCCTTTAAAGAATTAGGAGTACCTATCTATGATGATGGTAAAACGATCACAGTTACTGGAGTAGGAGTAGAGGGCCTAACTCCGAGTAAACAAAGGATTCATGTAGGAAACTCTGGTACAACGATGCGTTTGCTTTTAGGTATACTTGCAGGTACTAGCTTTGAAACAATGCTTGTCGGTGATGTTTCATTAAACAACCGCCCTATGCAACGAGTAATGTCTCCTTTAAAGCAAATGGGAGCTATAGTAAGTGGAAAAAATGATAATGAATTTCCACCTATGAAGATTAAAGGTAATGTTAAATTAAGTCCCATTGAATATTACATGCCTGTTGCCAGCGCCCAGGTTAAATCAGCTATTCTTTTTGCAGCTTTACATGCAAAAGGTTGGACCAAGATTATTGAAAAAGAGCCATCTCGTAATCACACAGAAGAAATGATCACCCAATTTGGCGGAAAAATTCAAACAGATGGAAAAGTTATTTGGTTATATGGCCCGCAGTCTTTAAAGGGACAAGAAGTAATAATTCCTGGAGATATTTCTTCTGCTGCTTTCTTTTTAGTGGCGGGAGCAACTGTAGCAAATAGCGAAATAGTTTTAAAAAATGTAGGAATCAATCCTACGCGTACTGGAATTATTGATGTAATGAAGCAGATGGGTGCTAACTTAGAAATTACTGATAAGGATTTAATTAACCAATCCGCATCATTAACTATAAAGTCTTCTTGTTTGCAAGCAGTCACAATTAAAGGGGCGATGATTCCTCGTTTAATTGACGAACTGCCTCTCATTGCTTTGTTAGCAACACAAGCACAAGGGACAACTATTATAAAAGATGCTCAAGAGTTAAAGGTAAAAGAGACCAATCGAATTGATGCAACAGCTTACGAGTTACAAAAGATGGGAGCTGATATACAGGCAACACAAGATGGTTTGATTATTCAAGGAAAAACAGCTTTACATGGAGCAAAAGTCTCTAGCCATGGCGACCATCGGATTGGGATGATGCTACAAATTGCAGCGCTTATCAGTAGGGAAAGTGTAGACTTAGAAAATCCAGAGGCAATCGCGATTTCATATCCTAATTTTTTCAAGGATATAAAGCAGATAGTTAAAAGGAAGTGA
- a CDS encoding LCP family protein produces the protein MSRMDRHRHEEEKQHQNSRENIFARRQRKHSQNEEPEYDYPQDYRTGDQDYWQQPDDDYRDSSYSINNQQHTSSGASDNGPKKKKKKPRKKKKHRFLRFILTLLIFLIAYSGVSFYLGQKVGEEEDSGDIPEAETFNGFTGEDGSNNILLIGNDSRGEDNARADSIMILQLDGPANKPKLISFMRDTYVSIPGAGDNKINASYAYGGADLVRQTISENFGIDSKYYMTLNFETFEKVIDTLFSNGVDIDAEKNMSKNLEVPIEKGPQKMDGLTLLQYARFRMDEEGDFGRVRRQQQVISAIFSELKNPISILKLPYAAGKAMGYSANDVPLSFLAKNSFSIMKGASGVDRLSVPAEDTWSYGQSFDGASVLLFDQQANQQAIQNFLAK, from the coding sequence ATGAGCCGCATGGATAGGCATAGACATGAAGAGGAAAAACAACATCAAAATTCAAGAGAAAATATTTTTGCTCGTAGACAGCGTAAACATTCACAAAATGAAGAACCAGAATACGACTATCCCCAAGATTACAGGACAGGCGATCAAGATTACTGGCAACAACCAGATGATGACTATCGTGATTCATCGTATTCCATAAATAATCAACAACATACTTCATCGGGGGCTTCAGACAATGGACCGAAAAAAAAGAAGAAGAAACCGCGTAAGAAAAAGAAGCATCGCTTCTTACGATTTATTCTTACACTTTTAATTTTTTTAATCGCTTATTCTGGCGTTTCTTTTTATTTAGGACAAAAAGTTGGTGAAGAAGAGGATAGTGGTGATATACCAGAAGCTGAGACCTTTAATGGTTTTACAGGCGAGGATGGTTCCAACAACATTTTGTTAATTGGTAATGATAGTCGTGGAGAAGACAATGCGCGTGCAGATTCCATTATGATCTTACAATTAGATGGACCAGCGAATAAACCGAAACTTATTTCTTTTATGCGGGATACTTATGTTAGTATACCTGGAGCTGGCGATAATAAGATTAATGCTTCCTATGCTTATGGTGGAGCAGACCTTGTTCGTCAGACAATCTCAGAGAATTTTGGCATTGATTCCAAATACTATATGACCCTTAATTTTGAAACCTTTGAAAAAGTAATTGATACTTTGTTTTCTAATGGCGTTGATATTGACGCTGAAAAAAATATGAGTAAAAATTTAGAAGTTCCTATAGAAAAAGGTCCACAAAAAATGGACGGATTAACATTATTACAATATGCACGCTTTCGTATGGATGAAGAAGGGGACTTTGGTCGTGTTCGACGTCAGCAACAAGTGATTTCTGCTATTTTTAGTGAATTAAAGAATCCTATTTCTATATTAAAATTACCTTATGCTGCAGGAAAAGCAATGGGCTATTCTGCAAATGACGTTCCTTTAAGCTTTCTAGCAAAGAATAGTTTTTCGATTATGAAAGGCGCTTCAGGAGTGGATCGCTTGAGTGTACCAGCAGAGGATACTTGGAGTTATGGTCAAAGTTTTGATGGAGCTAGCGTCTTATTATTTGACCAACAAGCAAACCAGCAAGCTATTCAAAACTTTCTAGCAAAATAA
- a CDS encoding cytochrome P450 has product MALKEIPETKVKLTELKDLYNAGYEVLSELRSEVDAPVVKASLLNQEIIAIYGQEAAKKFYDAENFKRDKAMPTPILKTLQGEGGVQTLDGQEHYKRKSVFMDLMTPDRMEDYRKILEETLTQELDAQTGQFELYHLTKNVLFKAICKWAGVNLGQYSDEEIDELADTQVDMFEGTVNSVSDHLQGLEGRKKAEKWAEDLLAEARNNPVPGKENVPLYAFAEATDVEGNRLPLNIAAVDFLNIIRPTVAITVWVNLMGHALFGPDNVYQELKQNFDHLQDSFIQELRRYYPFFPMVPAISKREVHIDGYVIPEGSWVVLDLFGTNHDGRSLENPDSFIIDRYVGRTKQISYDEEYEMIAQGGGDFRAMHRCAGEWITLHTLRVFSDKLVNDYQFSVPEQDWTVPMNKFPTFPEDKVLLYKD; this is encoded by the coding sequence ATGGCTTTAAAGGAGATCCCTGAAACAAAAGTAAAGTTAACTGAATTAAAGGACCTCTACAATGCAGGTTATGAAGTTTTAAGTGAGCTGCGTAGTGAAGTTGACGCTCCCGTTGTAAAAGCTTCTCTTTTGAATCAAGAAATTATTGCTATTTATGGACAAGAGGCAGCCAAAAAGTTTTATGATGCTGAAAACTTCAAACGTGATAAGGCTATGCCTACCCCAATTTTAAAAACGCTTCAAGGTGAAGGTGGCGTACAAACATTAGATGGGCAAGAACATTACAAGCGTAAAAGTGTATTTATGGATCTAATGACGCCTGATCGAATGGAAGATTACCGCAAAATTTTAGAAGAAACATTGACTCAAGAACTAGATGCACAAACTGGTCAATTTGAATTATATCATTTAACAAAAAATGTACTTTTTAAAGCGATTTGTAAATGGGCTGGCGTTAACTTAGGTCAATATTCTGATGAAGAAATTGATGAGTTAGCTGATACTCAAGTTGATATGTTTGAAGGAACAGTAAATTCAGTAAGCGACCACTTACAAGGCTTAGAAGGACGTAAAAAAGCTGAAAAATGGGCCGAAGATTTACTTGCTGAAGCTCGCAATAATCCAGTCCCTGGTAAAGAAAACGTTCCTTTGTATGCTTTTGCTGAAGCAACTGATGTAGAGGGTAACCGATTACCACTTAACATTGCTGCAGTAGACTTTTTAAATATTATTCGTCCTACTGTTGCAATCACAGTTTGGGTAAACTTAATGGGCCATGCATTATTTGGACCAGATAATGTTTATCAAGAATTAAAACAAAACTTTGACCATTTACAAGATTCTTTCATTCAAGAACTTCGTCGTTATTATCCATTTTTCCCAATGGTTCCAGCGATTAGCAAAAGAGAAGTTCATATTGATGGATATGTAATTCCTGAAGGAAGCTGGGTTGTATTAGATCTTTTCGGAACAAACCATGATGGCCGTTCATTAGAAAATCCAGATTCATTTATAATTGATCGTTATGTAGGACGCACTAAGCAAATTTCTTATGATGAAGAATATGAAATGATCGCTCAAGGTGGCGGAGATTTTCGAGCTATGCACCGTTGTGCTGGCGAATGGATTACTTTGCATACTTTACGCGTTTTTAGCGATAAATTAGTTAATGATTACCAATTTTCTGTACCGGAACAAGATTGGACAGTACCGATGAATAAATTCCCTACTTTCCCAGAAGATAAAGTTTTACTATATAAAGACTAA
- a CDS encoding shikimate kinase, whose product MENIVLIGFMGAGKTTIGHLLAQKLNTKQHDFDEILVEKIGMSIADYFERFGSESFREVETNVLQQSIQLEGIISTGGGIVLKEENRLFLQENTNVIYLKADLDELIHRVVLDKRNVRPLATSKSHDEIREVYLPRLPLYEESAKYVIDTTKKQPEEIVQEILDKVEVM is encoded by the coding sequence ATGGAAAATATTGTATTAATTGGTTTTATGGGTGCTGGAAAAACGACCATTGGCCATCTTTTAGCTCAAAAGTTAAATACGAAACAACATGATTTTGATGAAATTTTAGTAGAAAAAATTGGGATGAGCATTGCGGACTACTTTGAGCGTTTTGGTAGTGAATCTTTCCGGGAAGTCGAAACGAATGTTTTACAACAAAGTATACAATTAGAAGGAATTATTTCGACAGGAGGAGGCATTGTGTTAAAAGAAGAAAACCGCTTATTTTTACAAGAAAATACAAATGTCATCTACTTAAAGGCAGACTTAGACGAATTGATCCATCGTGTTGTTTTAGACAAACGAAATGTGCGCCCTTTAGCAACTTCAAAGTCTCATGATGAAATTCGTGAAGTCTATCTACCGCGCCTCCCCTTATATGAAGAAAGTGCAAAATATGTCATTGATACAACAAAAAAGCAACCAGAAGAAATCGTTCAAGAAATTTTAGATAAAGTAGAGGTAATGTAG
- the pheA gene encoding prephenate dehydratase, which produces MKVGYLGPKNSFTFQAANELFEENNLVSFASIPLTIEHLENKSIDLAVVPIENSLEGSVHATVDYLFGQTAITVQEEIILPIRQQLLGLEEVKQPQKILSHPQALAQTKQYLKTYYPEVSLEAVSSTTFAAQYVATHPENKLLAIASEKAAREYNLKVVASDIQDNAANQTRFWVLALDKNRQITRNTQDKKVTLFITLPANLPGALHQVLSAFAWRKIDLAKIESRPLKTNLGEYFFVIDVVLKENEILIENAVKEIELLQAKVQRVGTYSINRFT; this is translated from the coding sequence ATGAAAGTTGGTTATTTAGGGCCTAAAAACTCGTTTACTTTTCAAGCAGCAAATGAACTTTTTGAAGAAAATAACTTAGTTTCTTTTGCTTCCATCCCATTAACAATTGAGCATCTGGAAAATAAGTCGATTGATTTGGCAGTAGTCCCTATCGAAAATTCGCTGGAAGGGTCCGTCCATGCTACAGTCGATTATTTATTCGGTCAAACTGCAATTACAGTACAAGAAGAAATCATTCTACCTATACGCCAACAATTGCTAGGGTTAGAAGAGGTTAAACAACCACAAAAAATCCTTTCTCATCCACAAGCTCTTGCGCAAACAAAACAGTACTTAAAAACTTATTACCCAGAGGTCTCTTTAGAAGCAGTAAGTTCTACAACTTTTGCAGCGCAATATGTGGCAACGCATCCTGAAAATAAGCTGTTAGCGATCGCTTCTGAAAAAGCTGCGCGAGAATATAATTTAAAGGTTGTAGCTTCAGATATCCAAGATAACGCAGCAAATCAAACTCGTTTTTGGGTATTAGCTCTAGATAAAAACAGACAAATAACTAGAAATACTCAAGATAAAAAAGTAACATTATTTATTACATTACCTGCAAATTTACCTGGCGCACTTCACCAAGTGTTATCTGCTTTTGCCTGGCGAAAAATTGATCTTGCAAAGATTGAATCACGTCCTTTAAAAACTAACTTAGGAGAATACTTTTTTGTTATTGATGTCGTGTTAAAAGAAAATGAAATATTGATCGAAAATGCAGTTAAAGAGATCGAGTTATTACAAGCCAAAGTTCAAAGGGTGGGCACGTATTCGATAAATAGGTTTACTTAA
- a CDS encoding DegV family protein: MKLAIVTDSTAFLPERIRDHQDLFVIPIPVILDGKVYNEDVDIKADDYYKLMKKSKEFPKTSQPTFGETLDLYKSLKEKGYDTIISIHLSSGISGYVTNLNSIKDSVEGLTVIPYDTQITSMPMGHMAEAALDMLDAGKNLDEILSYLDIIRSSTYAYFIVDDLNNLVRGGRLTNGAALIGGLLKIKPVLTFEDGKIVLFEKIRSTKKALRRCEEVIGKRKEEIGRPVKLYIIHGNNLELAKKEKTRLEKNYSDITVEIGHFGPVIGTHLGEKALGFAICAE; this comes from the coding sequence ATGAAATTAGCAATTGTCACTGATAGTACGGCTTTTTTACCGGAAAGAATAAGGGATCATCAAGATTTATTTGTAATCCCCATCCCGGTTATTTTAGACGGGAAAGTTTACAATGAAGATGTTGATATTAAAGCCGATGACTACTATAAATTAATGAAAAAAAGTAAAGAATTTCCCAAAACTTCGCAACCGACTTTTGGTGAAACATTAGATTTATATAAGAGTTTAAAAGAAAAAGGGTATGATACGATTATAAGTATCCACTTGTCCTCTGGTATTTCGGGCTATGTTACAAATCTCAATAGTATTAAAGATAGTGTAGAAGGATTAACAGTTATTCCGTATGATACACAGATAACAAGTATGCCAATGGGGCATATGGCAGAAGCTGCCTTGGATATGTTGGATGCTGGGAAAAATTTAGATGAGATTTTATCTTATTTAGATATCATTCGATCGAGTACTTATGCTTATTTCATTGTTGATGATTTAAACAATCTTGTACGAGGAGGACGTTTGACAAATGGTGCTGCATTAATTGGTGGATTGTTAAAAATAAAGCCAGTGTTAACGTTTGAAGACGGGAAGATTGTATTGTTTGAAAAGATTCGGTCAACAAAAAAAGCTCTTCGACGTTGTGAAGAAGTTATAGGAAAACGGAAAGAAGAAATCGGACGACCAGTAAAACTTTATATTATTCATGGGAATAATTTAGAGTTGGCCAAAAAAGAAAAGACTCGTTTGGAAAAGAATTATTCAGATATTACAGTAGAAATTGGTCATTTTGGGCCTGTGATTGGCACGCATTTAGGAGAAAAAGCACTTGGCTTTGCTATATGCGCTGAATGA